DNA from Cottoperca gobio chromosome 4, fCotGob3.1, whole genome shotgun sequence:
ACAAAAAGCTGTTCAAAGTGGTCGACGTACAATCCCTGAATTAACATGCATATGGGAATAAGTGTTGAGCAAGAAgcattgttctgtttttaagaCCTTATCCTTTTGATCTACACTTAATGTCTGATCCCCTTTGAGGAAGATGTGTAGGCTATTCTTTAAGCCTAATAAATCCAGCGTTAGCACTACTTAAGAGGGGAAAAAGCTGTGTGGTTTAAAACCAagagggcaggaggagaagaacaatGAAGAATGCTCTTAACTAGCTTGTGAGATAATACATACACATTACAATCTATAATCATTCTAATCCACGATCTATGAAGCAAAATGAACGTATAGATATTAGGGCTTTGGCTCAAAGCTATCACAATACGATCCTTGATCGCTTTAATCCAGAATATAAAGGCAAAGATgtgcaaacgtgtgtgtgtgtgtgtgtgcagaaccCAACATctgcaatatatatttatacatttcgGCCACAGCTTTcacttgcacacacagacacacacgtgcacacacgcacagacacacatgagaCAGCTGAAagatcataaaaacattaaatattagtCCAAAGCAGTTTCTGTTCATTTGCATCTGTTCAACTAGAATCAATTGACTCTTACTATCAATTTTAAAAGAGCCTTTgtcaaatatttacattatctatctatatatacatctatctatctatatatatagatatatagatatagatatatatatatatagatatatatatatatatacatctgaCATACAAACTATTTTTAGGAATATGCtgaaacatttacagtttttaatataaaaaatacaattctgaGACAACTACAGTTTACAATAgggaatgagacacacacacacacacacacacacacacacacacacacacacacacacatacacagtaatATAATttacatatgtaaatatatatataatgataaaaaaaatatataataaatatatatatatatatatatatatatatatatatatatatatatatatatatatatatatataataaatatatattattataatatattataagtccTCTAAaactttttatctgttttatcaAACTTTTTGTAGATGATTTTAATAACTTGTGGAATTATTTcccaaatattttaatatatatatatatatatttcttaatatgtatataaaagagCATCCTCTGCCCTGCACTATATTCCGGCTGTTTAAAGTTCTCCATAATAAAAGACacattgaataaaaaataaaataacaagtgGTGATCTTATTTTAACGTAGgcctttatttgatttgaaatgaaaagattCTCAAGTCTTTGTTTCCTGTCAACACAATAAATATCCGAGCGTCTCATTAGCACTTTGAGGCCTCGCCTGCTGAAGTTAAAGGAATCCGGAAGAAACTGAAAAACGAGTTAATCCGTATAACATTTAGTAATCCAGCCCAATCGGATCGATAGTctattgaatgtgtttgtgattaGTAGCTCTATTGATTACAGTGACATCATGTGAACACACCGGAGTGATGCTTATTTCACTAACAGCTTGTCAGAATCAAAATATATCTGTAGTGTTTCAATGACCtttatgacaaaaataaataaatatttacaaagtgTTATTGTCACAAATTGCGTTTCTTTTCGATAAACTACACGACGCATAGAGACGGGAACATTTGTCCTTTGACAAATTGGCcaaatgaaagaataatgaAGCAAAATAGCGTCAGATGCGCGAGGGAATGAGTGTATATAAactaaaagaataataaataaatacaattcaattGTATCTTTCTTATAATAACGAAAACGTGTTTTTTTGGACGCTTTTCCTCCTAAACTATCCTCTATAATATATATCCAAATGTATCATATAACACGTATTTATATATAGAAATCAAGAAAAATATTAGCGTGTCAATTATTGATCACAGTCTTCTGCAGGGCATGTCAGGCTTATATGGCACCTGTTGTCCTAAATATTTTAGAGACAGGCCTGCTGTATTAAAGCCACTATTTCGACACAAATTGACTTTCATTTTGAGTGAAACCAAGAGCACAGAAGATGTGCGCCCAATTCTTTCTGCCAATCGATCAGACTGCGGATAGATCGATATGGCACCAGGACTATCGATCACCACAGTCCTCTATTGCTGGGCGCTTTCAATTGCAAATGTACCTAAATAATAGTGTGGCAACACACTAATTCCTTAACAAACAGCAGGGAAACGCTTCACAAACACAGCGATTTAATGTGCaagtgattctttttttttttcttcaaacattTAGGCCTTTAAAATTTCACCTCTGACTGTGAAACAAGCGGTTGAACAGTAGGCTGCCGTGTAAGGATTTAACAGGGCAAACAGGTAACAATTCAAAACGCAGGGTGACATTGATTTGGCCTGTAGCCTATTGAAAGTTTGTAGAAAATGTTTGAGGGCAAAGCAATAAGTTAAAggaatagtaaaaaaaaaaggatttaactTGACAATATTTAGCccaacaaaaacagcaaaacaaatgtatgtttaaTAGCAGAGCAAATACACCCTGCTCAGCAAAATACAGTTTCAGTGTTTAATGTGGCCATCTCTGCAATGTATATGAGAATTATGAGCATAACAAAACACTTTATCGGGCATCTAAAATGTTAAGGATATCCATGTACACCTCTCTCattcaaacacacgcacacacacacacacacacacacacacacacacacacacacacacacacacacacacacacactcacacacgcacgcacgcacacactaatTTAAAGTAGAGCCATAGGCAAACAAGGCAGATGTGAggttttttctctccatcaaggccacatcagtgtgtgtgcgtgtgtgtgtgtgtgtgtgtgtgtgtgtgtgtgtgtgtgtgtgtgtattgggaTGAGAGCGGCAGCGCCCCGTCCCGCTGACTTGCTCAGAGGCCTGATCAATGCGACATTACTAAACACTGCTGCTTAACTTTTGCCAATAGCCAGATTCAAGTAAATATACTTTAGAATACATTAAGTGTGATGCATCAGCCGCGGAGTCATTCAAGAAGTCATGAAAAGATTAGTCCGTCTCTATCGAGTGATTCCTGGGAAAATACACAAGCTTACGGGAGAAGTTGACCCACTGGAAACACCTCTCATTTACACACTGCTTCATATAaatgcaattaaataaaaatatttttaaggcGGGTACAGATTGTAGTGTGGGTGGCTgctgcataaaaaaaacatgttgctgtGTAAAATCCTGaaggataaaaatgtttttatatttttagaatCTACACATTACTTTCagtaataattaaaatactaataatattaataatttacaaTACAGTTAGTATTTACCATAGAGAAATATAGATTgaatataatgtgttttttacacTGCAGTCTATAGCACTCAGCCAAATGAAAAGCTCAGCTTTAACTTTTCAGCTGAGTGCTATGTGGTCATTTCCTGTAATGAAACTGCCTGTTGAGACAGGTCAAACACATAACAGGACACACCTAACTTGAACCATTTTAGCAGAATGCATTTTGGGTGCTATCGATCCTTCAGAAATGCATTGAGCAAAGCTCCGGGTTCAGCATTGATTAGTTGATCAGCAAACGACAGCAGTgcttaaagataaaataaaatgcgtTGGCACTCATAAAAGAGTGTAATGGTGAGAGTAGCTCAGTGACTTTAAAACATAGTGTACTGAATTACCAAAGTCCTATAGAAAATAGAACTTTTTGGAATAGGAGTTTATATTATTAAcacataaattaaaacaaaaaaggctgCTGCACAatcactgcagtgtgtgtgtaaagtcgATGCCAACGTGGTGCTGAGGCCATCGCCTCGCCCGCTGttattaatatgaaataaatcacAGGGTCTCTGCGGCATCGCCCCAGTCACACCGCAGATATCGACAcagttaatatttcatattgtaTTCGCCATAGGATATGTTTATTTAAGTATTCGAAAACagtacattaaaatacaaattaaaactgAGCTCTAGGCGGACacatggattttttttttttttgtgggggGAAAATAGATGTGTTTACTTTgcattcactttttttttttttgggctgGCTGAATGAACGATTTAACCAAGATGcataaaatagaagaaaactACATTGATTGAAAATTGGAAAAGTACACTGATCAGTTCCCCACGCCCTGTTGACCCTGCTGTTTAAGCTGTTTTTAGTTACATGACCTCGCGTGGTTCAGTGGAGCCCatatagaataaaaacacacgaggggagagagagggagagaggaggactgGTATGAAGTTTACAAGTTCTTGGTGAAAGTATAAAACTTTTTAGCGCGTTGTTTTGGGTTGTAAACCCTGGTGAATTAGGAGCAAGGAGCCAGCAATGAAAGTTAACATCCATCACCACCGCGAccaataagctgctctggccgGCTGGCTGAGCACAGATGACGGATTCGCTGCTGTGCGGGCTTCGGTAATTCATTTTCGATAGCAGTGGTTGCTGGGATCAATACAGGGACATTAACCCAAGCGGACACTGCTGTTCTCCTGATGGCACAAGCCAAAAGCCACCATCCCCCGTTGGCAATCAGCAAAGACACAGTTTTTAGGGTCATTATTTGGGGGGAGAGGAGCTGTGTGCCAAGGCCGCTGATATCACAATTCATCAGTGAAGTTATGGATGGCCTTGACCTAACTGTTGGTAAACACTGGTCAGGGAAATTATTTTATGCAATTTGCAAATGATTAGTGATGCCACTTCCTGGATTGTTGAACTATTTTTTTCCCCAGCTCCGGGTCGAAATCCTAATGGTCTCATTTTACATAACATTGGTGTAAATGCCAGAGCTGATCACTTGGTAACAGTGTTCACATAGTTTACAGAGCAACTAAAGGCCTAGTGAGGGCTGCTGTGATTATTGGTTGcgacactctctctctctctctctctctctctctctctctctctctctctctctctctctctctctctctcacacacacacacacacacacacacgcacacacacacacacacacacaaacacacgcacacacagtgatCGAACATGTCTAAACTGAAACATGTCACAGAGGTGTTGATGTTGTGATTTCTTACAGTTTTTCTGCACTCTCCAATATaacaacactgcaacacataTTATGTTTGTGATCAGATTTAGTAATTTCCTGTATATTTCCGGCCATATAGGGACAAAATAACACGAAGCACCTTACATTATAACagaaattaaatacaatatcaCCACAAACTATAGTCCACTGTATATTGCAACCTTATCACTTTTTAAGTAATTTAATATCGGAATATTGGCTTTATTACTCTGGACTGTGCAGGTGCTCGTGACATTGTATCCACCCCATCAGGAAGCAATACCTGGAACAACTAAAGCTATATTTACTTTTTGAAGTAGTTTCTCCTCAGTTTCCACAAAAATCGCGTTAATTCGTTAGACCTACAGGATCCAATCCCTCGATCTCAACCTGCTATATCGCATCCATATTGCGGGTTTCTGCAATAGGCACCAACCTATCGATGCATCTCCTGATCCATACATACTTTGACATTGATGGATTGCTGACCTGGATTGACGTCAGTGAGCAGCACGTTTCATATAGAAGTTTTGTGAAGCACGAAACACTATGTGAGAGTTTATGTGAGGGAGTTTGATTTTCGTGGCCTGAAAACGAGGAGCAAAGATGCGAAAGTGGTCAAAGCCTAGAGGCGAGAATGAAATTAAACTCGAAAGATATATTCagtcatatttttttttaaatacatttacaccaTTACAAATACAGCAGTTATTTCAGTAGGCATCAAGAGATGATGCATCTTCAATTTaatgagtaaaaaataaaaggcagaGGCTGTGAGCTGTGACCTCCTCTTCAAGATAACTTGTGGTTTTCTCATTACACTCGTGGCCTGATGTGCCACATGTCAATTAATATTTAACCTTTAAGAGAGTCATCACATGGTGCTGGCGCCGTGTCAAATGGTGTTATCGGAGAAAACCAGGCGCAAGTCCTTCTTATCCATCTGAGTGTAAATGTTGCACACACTGCAGAGGATTGCACTTCTGTATTTTATCTACACAAGTGTCTAATGCAATCTTTTTCAGGAATTTGAGGTCCAGTGTGCAACATGAACAACCCATGACATAGGGGCCAGTGACGTCAGCTTGGCCCCAGACAGAGTGCGCGAGTGCGAGGATATGCCACGGGGGCGCGCACATGCGCACAGGCTCGGTCTCATCTTAACATGAGCGCAGGCACGTcaatatacacacagagagcagagcagcgCTTTGGGTATAGTAGAAGGTGCTCTACAGCGAGAGAAATCCAGGCAGGCGCAGACACCTTCACACACTGAGCAGAGGTTTGCGGCGCAGTTTGTGTGGCGGCCGGGACCCGATCTTTTAAAACCATGCTGGATTGACTGCAGAGAGGCAACTACAATCAATGGCTTGGCTTTGAAATCGTTCAACATTTATTGGAAAGGAGTGTGAGATAGAACgacagtgagagagggagagaagcgagggagagagcgagagagtggcGATAGGGGTGGAAATAAAGATCCTTTCAACGATGGAGCTTACAATGGAAAACATTGGAAATCTGCACGGTGTATCTCACTCCCATCAAACGAGCGACTTAATGAACTCCCAACACGCGCGCCAGTCGTCGCATCGGAACTTGGTGTCGCACGGACGGTCAGCCATGGTGTCCAGCATGGCCTCGATACTGGAAGGTGCAGGGGACTACCGCACAGACCACGCTTTGTCTGGCCCCCTGCATCCGGCAATGACCATGTCGTGCGACTCCGGGATGAGCCTGAGCAGCACCTACACCACACTGACGCCGCTGCAGCATCTGCCACCCATATCCACCGTCTCGGAGAAATTTCACCATCCACACCCACATGCTCACCATCATCCGGCGCACCAGCGACTCGCAGCCGGGAACGTCAGCGGCAGCTTCACCCTGATGAGGGACGACCGCAGCCTCGCCTCCATGGGCAACATCTACGGCCACTACCCCAAAGACATGTCCGGGATGGGGCAGTCTCTATCCCCTCTGTCCAACGGTCTCGGCTCTTTGCACAACTCCCAGCAGACTCTCAGCGCCTACGGTCCTGGAGCTCACCTCTCCAACGACAAGATGATCTCCTCGGGGGGCTTCGAGTCCCACGCAGCCATGCTGTCCCGGGGAGAGGAGCACCTGGCCCGGGGTCTCGGGGGCCATGGGGCCGGGCTCATGACATCCTTGAACGGCTTACACCATCACAGCCATCCGCACTCTCAGGCAAACGGGTCCATGCTGTCAGACCGGGACAGGCAGACGGTGGTGGGAGGAGGGCAGGGAGGTGGGTCAGGGCAGGTGGAGGAGATAAACACCAAGGAGGTGGCACAGCGAATAACAGCAGAGCTCAAGCGCTACAGCATCCCCCAGGCCATCTTTGCTCAGAGGATCTTGTGCCGGTCCCAGGGAACTCTGTCTGACCTGCTGCGGAATCCTAAACCGTGGAGTAAACTCAAGTCTGGCCGGGAGACCTTCAGGAGAATGTGGAAGTGGCTCCAGGAGCCCGAGTTCCAGCGGATGTCGGCGCTCAGGCTTGCAGGTGAGTGAGGAGACAGCTCCCAACCTGAGTGATGTGGAGGGATCAATTAGAAGTCAATGTGGCAAGACTGTCAATAGCTGCTCAAACAGACATTACTAGAAGTTATTAGTCGATTGTATCGAGTAAAACTTCATCATGACAGTTGGGGTGTTAAATGTTGGTGGAAATCTATATTTTGATTGATGCTACAATCCATGATAGTATAAACAGAAGCTGTGCCACACTATATGTGTTATAAACAAAAGCAGGCGAGGTGCAAACAGCAGTCTGCACAGATGTGTTGGTTCTTACGCACATACAGCGGTTTCTTACGCACGAGTACAGCATAGATACATACATCCCTCTCACTCGGCCTtactctgctctctctcacacacaaacaaaaacacacacagaaagagatcaaacaaaggaaataaaagcaggatGTGATCAAAATTGATTACATCTTGCAGCTATAATACTTTAAAGGTAATACAAACATAGAAATCACTGCAACTCAAATACTCAGTTTTACTTTGGACTCATTTGTATCAAACAAACTTGATGTAGTAATCTAGCACTCCCCCTGTCAAATAAGCGCGTCGGCGCAAACAAGGATCGTCTGAGGCCTGGCCAAAGAGTCGGGGGAGCATGACCTCCTATGGATCAATATTTCAGGTCCAGGCGTCCCCTTTCAGAGTAGCACACTGATAAATGATCGATTTGGATGTGAAAGACGGAGACACAAACAGATGCGTCTTTCTCTGGCCTGTGTTGTCTCCCCTGCACTCTGGGGTATCTTTTCTCCCAAGTTGGTTCAGGGCCTGTTAAACCACTCTGACACTGAGACATTGTGATTATTGTGGTTTGTGAGATTATAGGTGCGGGGTAATCTGGATATTATAACAGGAAGGACCAGGCATCCCTCCTGTTCAGTAAGAGACACATTGTGACACAAAGCCATACTGTCTCTGCACTGTTTTATCTGAATGGTTCAAGTCTTTCATCCATCGTCTTGTTTTTATTGCGCAAACACTAAACGTCGTGATTTGAACCCACATTCCCGCCTCTTTAAACCATTTAACACACCACCTGATTAATAGGATGTAAATGAAAACCAGAGACGTCGCAGTGGGGTTAAAACAGAGATGTGAATGAGAGGTCCCCTCTCATTGATGTTAGCGTAAAGGCCCTGTTTAGACGTGCTGCGCTTCCAAACGTCAATCAGCTCTTCTGTGTCGTATTTCAGCGAACAGTTCAATTAAGCAGATATAGTGGCATATTTTAGTTCCAGTCAATGCCCTATTGAAAAGCACTTAATGGCATGTAAATTGTTCCTTTGCGCATTTAGTGTGGTTCTggtaaataaagatttaaacacTCCACAATTGTCTCTTTAAGTGCCACTGCTGTTAAAGCTAATTGGGCTGTGGGGTTTTATATCTTCCACACCCGGTATCAGGATAAACCCCCCCAATTCAATTGACATGTTGGAGTGGCACAGTCCTGGGAGTGCACACCTACTGCATATTTTAATGTGGTCAGGTCCAGGGCAGCCTAGGTGTAAGGCGTGGGTGTACGTGCGTGCGTATTTGGTTGTAAAATGGAAAATAGGGATGCACTCTTAATGATCTGCATAATATTAATGTGATCCACGGGcgatattttattaattattaaatttaattattatattttatgtattattttataggCTACATATCAAATAAATAGCCTATGTTTATTGTTCTGTCTTGCAACAGCTGATTGTTGTGCACTCTTTGTGCATTATGCATTACCTGGAGTCACAATAGGTCTCAGAAAAAAAGCCAGTTGGGCAAAATGACTTGTATGTAAATGCACGGAGCAACATTTTACttattgcatttaaaatcaCCATTATCATCGGTGCGCATGTGGGCTGGGAGTGGGAGTTGGGGGGTTTGTGATGCTGAAAGTGAGGCTGGGCCATACTCGCTCGGCCACATCAATCAATAAATTCAAATTACTATTCCAAATTCATCACAGTCACACAAATCAATGCAGCTGCCCTGCTTAGCTAATGTGAAAATGCcagtgtctgcacacacacacacacacacacacacacacacacacacacacacacacacacacacacacacacatgacaacCCACCCCTGAAACgaaaagcagagcagagatagGCCTTTAgctgtttggggggggggggggggggggatgtttgCCCTTCACGCTCAACATCTCCTAATGCAACAAGGGCAAAGACCCACAGGCATCCCACCTATTGTGTTCTTCATATGCAGAGCCATTGTACTCATGCAAGCTTTAACCTTTGCTTGTCTTTTATTTCCTGATCATCTTAATGCACATGTTTTCGTCGactactgtataaataaataggcAACTTCATTGTAAAGCTTCACAAATAAGAAAGACGCGGGCAAAGGTTTGGGAGGCATTTAAAGATCGCATTAACGATGAAAACAATTCGTCTTTGCATCTGTGTTGAATTCCACACTCCATCTCAATGTATTTGGTCGGGTCAATACAGCCCTGATCGATAAGGATAGCCAGTGCATCTATCAATTATCCCGCCTCAGCACTCTCCCATTGGTCTCTCCCCTGGAGCAGAGGGGGGAGGCGGGAGCCGGAAAGAGGGGGAAAGAGGACAGCTGTTATAAAAAAAACGGTATTGCACACCTTTTTTTCTCTGCTGTAATCATGTTCCGTTTGTTGTGTGTAATGCACTCTCACCCATTTGTCCTGTGGGGTTTGTGTTATACGGTCATCCGGGTAGTATTCAAGCTTAATACGTCTTTCCAGACAGATGCTGGACAAcattataattatgtattaattATATCACCAAATGTCCGAAATATTCCCACAAATGGTGTGCTTTGTATTTCTCACTTTGGTGGCAGATATGCTCTCACACGCCTTTATCCTTTCAT
Protein-coding regions in this window:
- the onecut3a gene encoding hepatocyte nuclear factor 6, with amino-acid sequence MELTMENIGNLHGVSHSHQTSDLMNSQHARQSSHRNLVSHGRSAMVSSMASILEGAGDYRTDHALSGPLHPAMTMSCDSGMSLSSTYTTLTPLQHLPPISTVSEKFHHPHPHAHHHPAHQRLAAGNVSGSFTLMRDDRSLASMGNIYGHYPKDMSGMGQSLSPLSNGLGSLHNSQQTLSAYGPGAHLSNDKMISSGGFESHAAMLSRGEEHLARGLGGHGAGLMTSLNGLHHHSHPHSQANGSMLSDRDRQTVVGGGQGGGSGQVEEINTKEVAQRITAELKRYSIPQAIFAQRILCRSQGTLSDLLRNPKPWSKLKSGRETFRRMWKWLQEPEFQRMSALRLAACKRKEQEQHKDRNTAPKKQRLVFTDLQRRTLIAIFKENKRPSKEMQITISQQLGLELSTVSNFFMNARRRCVDRWHDDHGASPGQPGTSATTFSKA